In Streptomyces sp. NBC_01707, a genomic segment contains:
- a CDS encoding glycoside hydrolase family 18 chitinase, with amino-acid sequence MSTETPLRRTRFRFGLATTTRTKAMAGLTALLLPLAAMVGLASPAQAATSATATYVKKSDWGTGFEGQWTVKNTGTTALSSWAIEWDFPSGTSVTSAWDATVTSSGTHWTAKNVGWNGTVAPGASVSFGFNGAGPGAPTGCKLNGASCDGGSVPGDNAPSAPGTPGASNITDTGVKLTWTAATDDNGVKNYDVLRNGNKVATVTGLTYTDSGLTAGSDYSYTIQARDTADQTGPVSGSVSVHTTGGGGNPDPGSKVKLGYFTEWGVYDRNYHVKNLETSGSAAKITHINYSFGNVAGGQCAIGDAYAAYQKTYDAASSVDGTADTWDQPVAGNINQLRELKKKHPGLKVIWSFGGWTWSGGFTQAAQNPTAFANSCYNLVEDPRWADVFDGIDIDWEYPNACGLSCDSSGPSAFKTVVSALRAKFGSSNLVTAAITADASSGGKIDAADYAGAAQYVDWYNVMTYDFFGAFDADGPTAPHSPLTSYSGIPLDGYNSDAAITKLKSKGIAGSKLNLGIGFYGRGWTGVTQATPGGTATGPAPGKYEQGIEDYKLLKTSCPATGTIAGTAYAKCGSNWWSYDTPATIAGKMTYVKNQGLKGAFFWEFSGDTSNGELVSAIDSGLR; translated from the coding sequence TTGAGCACCGAGACCCCCCTACGCCGAACCAGATTCAGATTCGGCCTGGCCACCACCACCCGTACCAAGGCGATGGCAGGCCTCACCGCACTGCTGCTCCCCCTCGCCGCAATGGTCGGACTGGCCTCCCCTGCGCAGGCCGCCACCTCGGCGACCGCCACATACGTCAAGAAGTCCGACTGGGGCACCGGCTTCGAGGGGCAGTGGACGGTGAAGAACACCGGTACCACCGCCCTCAGTTCCTGGGCCATCGAGTGGGACTTCCCCTCCGGCACGTCGGTCACGTCCGCCTGGGACGCCACTGTCACCAGCTCCGGAACCCACTGGACCGCCAAGAACGTCGGCTGGAACGGTACGGTCGCCCCCGGCGCCAGCGTCAGCTTCGGCTTCAACGGCGCCGGCCCCGGTGCCCCCACCGGCTGCAAGCTGAACGGCGCCTCCTGTGACGGTGGCAGCGTCCCCGGTGACAACGCCCCCTCCGCACCCGGCACTCCGGGCGCGAGCAACATCACCGACACCGGTGTGAAGCTCACTTGGACAGCCGCCACCGACGACAACGGCGTCAAGAACTACGACGTGCTGCGCAACGGCAACAAGGTCGCCACGGTCACCGGCCTGACCTACACCGACAGCGGGCTGACCGCCGGCAGCGACTACTCGTACACGATCCAGGCGCGCGACACCGCCGACCAGACGGGCCCGGTCAGCGGCTCGGTGTCCGTCCACACCACGGGCGGCGGCGGAAACCCCGACCCCGGCAGCAAGGTCAAGCTCGGCTACTTCACCGAGTGGGGCGTCTACGACCGCAACTACCACGTCAAGAACCTGGAGACCAGCGGAAGCGCCGCCAAGATCACGCACATCAACTACTCCTTCGGCAACGTCGCCGGCGGCCAGTGCGCGATCGGCGACGCCTACGCCGCCTACCAGAAGACCTACGACGCGGCGTCCAGCGTCGACGGCACCGCCGACACCTGGGACCAGCCGGTGGCCGGCAACATCAACCAGTTGCGCGAGCTGAAGAAGAAGCACCCGGGGCTCAAGGTCATCTGGTCCTTCGGCGGCTGGACCTGGTCCGGCGGCTTCACCCAGGCCGCGCAGAACCCCACCGCCTTCGCCAACTCCTGCTACAACCTGGTCGAGGACCCGCGCTGGGCCGATGTCTTCGACGGCATCGACATCGACTGGGAGTACCCCAACGCCTGTGGTCTGTCCTGTGACAGCAGCGGCCCCTCCGCGTTCAAGACCGTGGTCTCCGCGCTGCGGGCGAAGTTCGGCAGCTCCAACCTGGTCACCGCGGCCATCACCGCCGACGCCTCGTCGGGCGGCAAGATCGACGCGGCCGACTACGCGGGCGCGGCACAGTACGTCGACTGGTACAACGTGATGACGTACGACTTCTTCGGCGCCTTCGACGCGGACGGCCCGACCGCCCCGCACTCCCCGCTCACCTCGTACAGCGGCATCCCGCTGGACGGCTACAACAGCGACGCCGCGATCACCAAGCTCAAGAGCAAGGGCATCGCGGGCAGCAAGCTGAACCTCGGCATCGGCTTCTACGGGCGCGGCTGGACCGGCGTCACCCAGGCCACCCCGGGCGGCACGGCGACCGGCCCCGCCCCCGGCAAGTACGAGCAGGGCATCGAGGACTACAAGCTGCTCAAGACCAGTTGCCCGGCCACCGGCACGATCGCCGGCACCGCCTACGCCAAGTGCGGCAGCAACTGGTGGAGCTACGACACCCCCGCCACCATCGCCGGCAAGATGACCTACGTGAAGAACCAGGGCCTCAAGGGCGCGTTCTTCTGGGAGTTCAGCGGGGACACCAGCAACGGTGAACTCGTCAGCGCGATCGACAGCGGCCTGAGGTAG
- a CDS encoding F0F1 ATP synthase subunit delta produces MNGASREALAAARERLDALTDSTSVDVAKLAEELAAVTALLQREVSLRRVLTDPSQAGEAKAELAGRLLRGQVGGETVDLISGMVRSRWSQSRDLVDSVEELANTADLTAAQRSGDLDDVEDELFRFGRIVASDRELRAALTNRSASTAAKGELLRSLLGGKARPVTERVIVRLVTQPRGRSLEAGLESLSKLAAERRDRMVAVVTSAVPLSDQQKQRLGAALAKIYGRPMHLNLDVDPTVLGGIAVRVGDELINGTIAERLDEATRRMAG; encoded by the coding sequence ATGAACGGCGCGAGCCGCGAGGCACTGGCTGCCGCACGTGAGCGTCTCGACGCGCTGACCGACAGCACGTCGGTCGACGTGGCGAAGCTCGCCGAGGAGCTGGCCGCCGTCACGGCGCTGCTCCAGCGCGAGGTCTCACTGCGGCGGGTCCTGACCGACCCGTCGCAGGCCGGTGAGGCCAAGGCGGAGCTGGCCGGACGGCTGCTGCGCGGTCAGGTGGGCGGCGAGACCGTCGACCTGATCTCCGGCATGGTCCGCTCCCGCTGGTCGCAGTCGCGTGACCTGGTCGACTCGGTCGAGGAGCTGGCGAACACCGCAGACCTCACCGCCGCCCAGCGCAGCGGAGACCTCGACGACGTCGAGGACGAGCTGTTCCGGTTCGGCCGGATCGTGGCTTCCGACAGGGAGCTGCGCGCCGCGCTCACCAACCGGTCCGCGTCCACCGCCGCCAAGGGCGAGCTGCTGCGCAGCCTGCTCGGCGGCAAGGCGCGGCCCGTCACCGAGCGCGTCATCGTGCGGCTTGTGACCCAGCCCCGGGGACGTAGCCTGGAAGCGGGACTCGAGTCCCTCTCCAAGCTTGCCGCGGAGCGCCGGGACCGCATGGTCGCCGTGGTCACGTCGGCAGTGCCGCTGAGTGATCAGCAGAAGCAGCGCCTCGGTGCCGCACTGGCGAAGATCTACGGTCGGCCGATGCACCTGAATCTCGATGTGGACCCGACGGTCCTCGGCGGGATCGCGGTGCGGGTCGGTGACGAGTTGATCAACGGCACCATCGCGGAGCGCCTCGACGAGGCGACCCGTCGCATGGCCGGCTGA
- the atpB gene encoding F0F1 ATP synthase subunit A gives MSADPTQVLAFETDCHIFQNDGCGFPAPGLHSFLFEPLWGDADSNLYFNKPMLLALLGSIIVVGFFWAAFRKPKVVPGKLQMVAESGYDFIRRGIVYETIGKREGEKYVPLVVSLFFFVWMMNLWSIIPVAQFPVTSIIAYPIVLALIVYVLWVSLTFKRHGFVGAFKNFTGYDKSLGPVLPLAMLIEFFSNLLVRPFTHAVRLFANMFAGHTLLLLFTIASWYLLNGIGIAYAGVSFVMVIVMTAFELFIQALQAYVFVLLTCTFIQGALAKHH, from the coding sequence GTGAGTGCTGACCCGACACAGGTGCTCGCCTTCGAGACCGATTGCCACATCTTCCAGAACGACGGTTGTGGCTTCCCGGCACCCGGCTTGCACTCGTTCCTGTTCGAGCCCCTCTGGGGCGACGCGGACAGCAACCTGTACTTCAACAAGCCGATGCTGCTGGCCCTGCTCGGCTCGATCATCGTCGTCGGTTTCTTCTGGGCCGCCTTCCGCAAGCCGAAGGTCGTCCCGGGCAAGCTGCAGATGGTTGCCGAGAGCGGCTACGACTTCATCCGTCGCGGCATCGTCTACGAGACGATCGGCAAGCGTGAGGGCGAGAAGTACGTCCCGCTCGTTGTCTCGCTGTTCTTCTTCGTCTGGATGATGAACCTCTGGTCGATCATCCCGGTCGCGCAGTTCCCGGTGACGTCGATCATCGCGTACCCGATCGTCCTGGCCCTGATCGTGTACGTCCTGTGGGTCAGCCTGACCTTCAAGCGTCACGGCTTCGTCGGCGCCTTCAAGAACTTCACCGGATACGACAAGTCGCTCGGCCCGGTGCTTCCGCTGGCCATGCTCATCGAGTTCTTCTCGAACCTGCTGGTCCGCCCCTTCACCCACGCGGTCCGACTCTTCGCGAACATGTTTGCAGGCCACACGCTGCTGCTGCTGTTCACGATCGCCAGCTGGTACCTGCTCAACGGCATCGGGATCGCCTACGCGGGCGTCTCCTTTGTGATGGTCATCGTGATGACCGCGTTCGAGCTCTTCATTCAGGCGCTGCAGGCGTACGTCTTCGTACTCCTGACCTGCACCTTCATCCAGGGCGCGCTCGCCAAGCACCACTGA
- a CDS encoding F0F1 ATP synthase subunit gamma, whose translation MGAQLRVYKRRIRSVTATKKITKAMEMIAASRIVKAQRQVAASTPYATELTRAVTAVATGSTTKHPLTTEADAPARAAILLITSDRGLAGGYSANAIKAAERLTERLRGEGKEVVTYVIGRKGVAYYGFRERKIADSWTGFTDSPTYADAKRAAAPLIEAVTQETAEGGVDELHIVFTEFVSMMTQNPVDGRMLPLSLDTTKEEGGKGEILPLFDFEPSAEDVLDALLPRYVESRIYNALLQAAASEHAARRRAMKSATDNAGDLIKSLSRLANAARQAEITQEISEIVGGASALADATAGSDK comes from the coding sequence ATGGGCGCTCAGCTTCGCGTTTACAAGCGCCGCATTCGCTCCGTCACCGCCACGAAGAAGATCACCAAGGCGATGGAGATGATCGCCGCTTCGCGCATCGTCAAGGCGCAGCGTCAGGTGGCGGCGTCGACGCCGTACGCGACCGAGCTCACCCGTGCGGTGACCGCGGTGGCGACCGGCTCCACCACCAAGCACCCGCTGACCACCGAGGCCGACGCTCCGGCGCGGGCCGCGATCCTGCTCATCACGAGCGACCGCGGTCTGGCCGGCGGTTACTCCGCCAACGCCATCAAGGCGGCGGAGCGACTGACCGAGCGTCTGCGCGGTGAGGGCAAGGAGGTCGTCACGTATGTGATCGGCCGCAAGGGTGTCGCCTACTACGGCTTCCGTGAGCGCAAGATCGCGGACTCGTGGACGGGCTTCACCGACAGCCCGACGTACGCGGATGCGAAGCGGGCTGCGGCCCCGCTGATCGAAGCGGTCACCCAGGAGACCGCCGAGGGCGGCGTGGACGAGCTGCACATCGTCTTCACGGAGTTCGTGTCGATGATGACGCAGAACCCGGTGGACGGCCGGATGCTGCCGCTCAGCCTCGACACGACGAAGGAAGAAGGGGGCAAGGGAGAGATCCTGCCGCTCTTCGACTTCGAGCCGTCGGCGGAGGACGTCCTCGACGCCCTGCTTCCGCGGTACGTCGAGAGCCGGATCTACAACGCGCTGCTGCAGGCCGCTGCTTCCGAGCACGCTGCCCGCCGCCGCGCGATGAAGTCGGCCACCGACAACGCCGGAGACCTCATCAAGAGCCTCTCCCGGCTTGCCAACGCGGCCCGCCAGGCCGAAATCACCCAGGAAATCAGCGAGATCGTCGGTGGTGCCAGTGCACTGGCCGACGCGACCGCGGGGAGTGACAAGTAA
- a CDS encoding F0F1 ATP synthase subunit epsilon, with product MAAELHVELVAADRSVWSGEATLVVARTTSGDIGVMPGHQPLLGVLESGPVTIRTSEGPTVVAAVHGGFISFADDKLSLLAEIAELADEIDVQRAERALERAKSETDGAAERRADVRLRAVAVR from the coding sequence TTGGCTGCTGAGCTGCACGTCGAGCTGGTCGCCGCGGACCGCAGTGTCTGGTCCGGCGAGGCCACCCTGGTCGTCGCGCGTACCACGTCCGGCGACATCGGCGTCATGCCCGGTCACCAGCCGCTTCTCGGTGTGCTGGAGTCGGGCCCGGTGACGATCCGTACGAGCGAGGGCCCAACCGTAGTCGCGGCTGTGCACGGCGGTTTCATCTCGTTCGCGGACGACAAGCTGTCGCTGCTGGCGGAGATCGCCGAGCTGGCGGACGAGATCGATGTCCAGCGCGCCGAGCGTGCGCTGGAGCGTGCGAAGTCGGAGACGGACGGTGCCGCCGAGCGTCGCGCCGATGTCCGACTCCGCGCGGTGGCGGTGCGGTAA
- a CDS encoding DUF2550 domain-containing protein has translation MVLALWVCGLVVVLVAVGLFVFGLRRRLIQRSGGTFDCSVRWNVPDEPDLSGKGWVYGVARYSGDRIDWFRVFSYAPRPRRVLERSAIEVVARRLPEGEEELALLSDAVVLGCLHRETRLELAMSEDALTGFLAWLEAAPPGQRVNVA, from the coding sequence ATGGTCCTCGCTTTGTGGGTGTGCGGCCTGGTCGTCGTACTGGTCGCGGTGGGTCTCTTCGTCTTCGGCCTGCGCCGGCGGCTGATTCAGCGCTCCGGCGGGACGTTCGACTGCAGCGTGCGGTGGAATGTGCCGGACGAGCCCGATCTCTCGGGCAAGGGCTGGGTGTACGGCGTCGCCCGGTACAGCGGCGACAGGATCGACTGGTTCCGGGTCTTCTCCTACGCTCCGCGGCCCCGCCGGGTTCTCGAGCGTTCCGCGATCGAGGTGGTCGCCCGGCGGCTGCCCGAGGGCGAGGAGGAGCTGGCGCTGCTCTCCGATGCCGTGGTGCTCGGCTGTCTCCACCGTGAGACCCGCCTGGAGCTCGCGATGAGCGAGGACGCCCTCACCGGATTTCTCGCCTGGCTGGAGGCGGCTCCGCCCGGCCAGCGGGTCAATGTCGCCTGA
- the atpA gene encoding F0F1 ATP synthase subunit alpha, with translation MAELTIRPEEIRDALENFVQSYKPDAASREEVGTVSVAGDGIAKVEGLPSAMANELLKFEDGTLGLALNLEEREIGAIVLGEFSGIEEGQPVQRTGEVLSVGVGEGYLGRVVDPLGNPIDGLGEIATDSRRALELQAPGVMVRKSVHEPMQTGYKAVDAMVPIGRGQRQLIIGDRQTGKTALAVDTIINQRDNWRSGDVNKQVRCIYVAIGQKGSTIASVRGALEEAGALEYTTIVAAPASDPAGFKYLAPYTGSAIGQHWMYQGKHVLIIFDDLSKQADAYRAVSLLLRRPPGREAYPGDVFYLHSRLLERCAKLSDEMGAGSMTGLPIVETKANDVSAFIPTNVISITDGQCFLESDLFNAGQRPALNVGISVSRVGGSAQHKAMKQVSGRLRVDLAQFRELEAFAAFGSDLDAASKASLERGKRMVELLKQGQYQPMPVEEQVVSVWAGTTGKMDDVPVEDIRRFESELLEYLRRERKDLLTSIAEGGKMSDDTLQSIADAIVAFKQQFETSDGKLLGEG, from the coding sequence ATGGCGGAGCTCACGATCCGGCCGGAGGAGATCCGGGACGCGCTGGAGAACTTTGTCCAGTCGTACAAGCCGGACGCGGCCTCGCGCGAGGAGGTCGGTACGGTCAGCGTTGCCGGCGACGGCATCGCGAAGGTCGAGGGCCTTCCCTCGGCCATGGCGAACGAGCTGCTGAAGTTCGAGGACGGAACCCTCGGTCTCGCCCTCAACCTCGAGGAGCGCGAGATCGGTGCGATCGTCCTCGGCGAGTTCAGCGGAATCGAGGAGGGCCAGCCGGTGCAGCGCACCGGTGAGGTGCTCTCCGTCGGCGTCGGCGAGGGCTACCTCGGCCGCGTCGTCGACCCGCTCGGCAACCCGATCGACGGTCTCGGCGAGATCGCGACCGACAGCCGCCGCGCCCTCGAGCTGCAGGCCCCTGGCGTCATGGTCCGTAAGTCGGTGCACGAGCCGATGCAGACCGGCTACAAGGCCGTCGACGCCATGGTGCCGATCGGCCGCGGCCAGCGTCAGCTGATCATTGGTGACCGTCAGACGGGTAAGACCGCTCTGGCCGTCGACACGATCATCAACCAGCGCGACAACTGGCGCTCGGGCGACGTGAACAAGCAGGTGCGCTGCATCTACGTCGCCATCGGTCAGAAGGGCTCCACCATCGCCTCCGTGCGCGGTGCCCTCGAAGAGGCCGGCGCGCTCGAGTACACGACCATCGTCGCCGCCCCGGCGTCCGACCCGGCCGGCTTCAAGTACCTGGCGCCGTACACCGGTTCGGCCATCGGTCAGCACTGGATGTACCAGGGCAAGCACGTCCTGATCATCTTCGACGACCTTTCGAAGCAGGCCGACGCCTACCGCGCCGTGTCGCTGCTGCTGCGCCGTCCGCCGGGCCGTGAGGCCTACCCGGGCGACGTCTTCTACCTCCACTCGCGTCTGCTGGAGCGCTGCGCGAAGCTCTCCGACGAGATGGGTGCCGGTTCGATGACGGGCCTCCCGATCGTCGAGACCAAGGCGAACGACGTGTCGGCGTTCATTCCGACCAACGTCATCTCCATCACCGACGGTCAGTGCTTCCTGGAGTCCGACCTGTTCAACGCCGGCCAGCGTCCGGCCCTGAACGTCGGTATCTCGGTCTCCCGTGTCGGTGGTTCCGCCCAGCACAAGGCCATGAAGCAGGTCTCCGGCCGTCTCCGTGTGGACCTCGCCCAGTTCCGTGAGCTGGAGGCGTTCGCCGCCTTCGGTTCCGACCTGGACGCGGCCTCGAAGGCGTCGCTGGAGCGCGGTAAGCGCATGGTCGAGCTGCTGAAGCAGGGCCAGTACCAGCCGATGCCCGTCGAGGAGCAGGTCGTCTCCGTCTGGGCCGGTACCACCGGCAAGATGGACGACGTCCCGGTCGAGGACATCCGTCGCTTCGAGAGCGAGCTGCTGGAGTACCTGCGCCGCGAGCGCAAGGACCTCCTGACCAGCATCGCCGAGGGCGGCAAGATGTCCGACGACACGCTGCAGTCGATCGCCGACGCGATCGTCGCCTTCAAGCAGCAGTTCGAGACCTCGGACGGCAAGCTCCTGGGCGAGGGCTGA
- a CDS encoding MraY family glycosyltransferase, whose translation MGQPVRDYLLTLCVTAAVTYLLTGPVRKFAIAVGAMPAIRARDVHREPTPRLGGIAMFGGLCAGLIVADHLYNLDGVFQLSNEPRALLSGAALIWLIGVLDDKFEIDALIKLGGQMIAAAVMVIQGLTILWLPIPGIGTVALTQWQGTLLTVALVVITINAVNFVDGLDGLAAGMVCIASAASFLYTYRLWYGHMIEAAAPATLFTAILMGMCLGFLPHNMHPARIFMGDSGSMLIGLVLAAGAISVTGQVDPDAMKLFAGSEREATHAMLPVFIPLLLPLTIIAIPAADLVLAIVRRTWNGQSPFAADRGHLHHRLLEIGHSHSRAVLIMYFWSALIAFGTVGYSVHSASLWIVLVIVGLSAVGLVLLLMPRFTPRAPRWAERFVPPRYRRRGEEPGAGPSSAYGTQQEPEEAQMRQDEGEHQERRPVVAGVSGVNGATAIGPRSRLPERHKADTAR comes from the coding sequence GTGGGGCAGCCCGTGCGTGATTACTTGCTGACACTGTGTGTCACGGCCGCGGTGACCTATCTGCTGACCGGTCCGGTGCGGAAGTTCGCGATCGCGGTCGGGGCGATGCCCGCGATCCGTGCGCGTGACGTCCACCGGGAACCGACACCGCGGCTCGGTGGCATCGCCATGTTCGGCGGGCTGTGCGCCGGACTGATCGTCGCGGACCATCTCTACAACCTCGACGGCGTCTTCCAGCTCTCCAACGAGCCTCGGGCGCTGCTCTCCGGCGCCGCCCTGATCTGGCTGATCGGAGTCCTCGACGACAAGTTCGAGATCGATGCGCTGATCAAGCTCGGCGGGCAGATGATCGCCGCCGCGGTCATGGTCATCCAGGGTCTGACGATCCTCTGGCTGCCGATCCCCGGCATCGGCACCGTCGCCCTCACCCAGTGGCAGGGGACGCTGCTCACCGTCGCGCTGGTCGTCATCACGATCAACGCGGTCAACTTCGTCGACGGCCTGGACGGCCTGGCGGCCGGGATGGTGTGCATCGCCTCCGCAGCGTCGTTCCTCTACACGTACCGGCTCTGGTACGGGCACATGATCGAGGCGGCCGCCCCCGCGACGCTGTTCACCGCGATCCTGATGGGCATGTGCCTCGGCTTCCTGCCGCACAACATGCACCCCGCCCGGATCTTCATGGGCGACTCCGGATCGATGCTGATCGGTCTCGTGCTGGCGGCGGGCGCGATCTCCGTCACGGGCCAGGTCGACCCGGACGCGATGAAGCTCTTCGCGGGCAGTGAGCGCGAGGCCACCCATGCGATGCTGCCGGTCTTCATCCCGCTGCTGCTGCCGCTGACGATCATCGCGATCCCGGCCGCCGACCTGGTGCTGGCGATCGTGCGGCGTACCTGGAACGGTCAGTCGCCGTTCGCGGCGGACCGCGGCCATCTGCACCACCGGCTGCTGGAGATCGGCCATTCGCACAGCAGGGCCGTGCTGATCATGTACTTCTGGTCCGCTCTCATCGCCTTCGGGACGGTCGGCTACTCCGTGCACTCGGCGTCGCTGTGGATCGTGCTGGTCATCGTGGGGCTGAGCGCGGTGGGCCTGGTCCTGCTGCTGATGCCTCGCTTCACCCCGCGCGCACCGCGCTGGGCGGAGCGTTTCGTGCCGCCTCGTTACCGCCGCCGGGGCGAGGAGCCCGGTGCGGGGCCCTCATCCGCGTACGGGACCCAACAGGAGCCCGAGGAAGCGCAGATGAGGCAGGACGAGGGCGAGCACCAGGAGCGGCGCCCGGTCGTCGCGGGCGTCTCAGGCGTCAACGGAGCGACCGCGATCGGCCCCCGTTCGCGTCTCCCGGAGAGGCACAAAGCCGATACGGCCCGCTAA
- the atpD gene encoding F0F1 ATP synthase subunit beta has translation MTTTVETAVATGRVARVIGPVVDVEFPVDAMPEIYNALTVQVADPAEDGKLKKLTLEVAQHLGDGLVRAISMQPTDGLVRQAPVTDTGAGITVPVGDVTKGKVFNTLGEILNKPEAESEVTERWPIHRKAPSFDQLESKTEMFETGVKVIDLLTPYVKGGKIGLFGGAGVGKTVLIQEMIYRVANNHDGVSVFAGVGERTREGNDLIEEMAESGVIDKTALVFGQMDEPPGTRLRVALAGLTMAEYFRDVQKQDVLFFIDNIFRYTQAGSEVSTLLGRMPSAVGYQPNLADEMGLLQERITSTRGHSITSMQAIYVPADDLTDPAPATTFAHLDATTVLSRPISEKGIYPAVDPLDSTSRILDPRYIAADHYEAAMRVKGILQKYKDLQDIIAILGIDELGEEDKLVVHRARRVERFLSQNTHVAKQFTGVDGSDVPLDESIAAFNAICDGEYDHFPEQAFFMCGGIEDLKANAKELGVS, from the coding sequence ATGACGACCACAGTTGAGACGGCCGTTGCCACGGGCCGCGTCGCCCGGGTCATCGGCCCGGTCGTCGACGTGGAGTTCCCCGTCGACGCAATGCCGGAGATCTACAACGCGCTGACCGTCCAGGTGGCCGACCCGGCCGAGGACGGCAAGCTCAAGAAGCTGACGCTCGAGGTCGCCCAGCACCTCGGCGACGGCCTGGTCCGCGCGATCTCGATGCAGCCCACCGACGGTCTGGTCCGCCAGGCCCCGGTGACCGACACGGGCGCGGGCATCACGGTGCCGGTCGGCGATGTCACCAAGGGCAAGGTGTTCAACACCCTCGGTGAGATCCTGAACAAGCCGGAGGCCGAGTCCGAGGTCACCGAGCGCTGGCCGATCCACCGCAAGGCGCCCAGCTTCGACCAGCTCGAGTCCAAGACCGAGATGTTCGAGACCGGCGTCAAGGTCATCGACCTTCTCACCCCGTACGTCAAGGGTGGAAAGATCGGTCTGTTCGGTGGTGCCGGTGTCGGCAAGACCGTTCTGATCCAGGAAATGATCTACCGCGTCGCCAACAACCACGACGGTGTGTCGGTGTTCGCGGGCGTCGGTGAGCGCACCCGTGAGGGCAACGACCTCATCGAGGAAATGGCCGAGTCGGGCGTCATCGACAAGACCGCCCTTGTCTTCGGTCAGATGGACGAGCCCCCGGGCACCCGTCTGCGCGTCGCGCTCGCCGGTCTGACCATGGCGGAGTACTTCCGCGATGTGCAGAAGCAGGACGTGCTCTTCTTCATCGACAACATCTTCCGTTACACCCAGGCCGGCTCCGAGGTCTCCACGCTGCTCGGCCGTATGCCGTCCGCAGTGGGTTACCAGCCGAACCTGGCTGACGAGATGGGTCTGCTGCAGGAGCGCATCACGTCGACCCGCGGTCACTCGATCACCTCGATGCAGGCGATCTACGTCCCCGCGGACGACCTGACCGACCCGGCGCCGGCGACCACCTTCGCGCACCTGGACGCGACGACCGTTCTGTCGCGTCCGATCTCGGAGAAGGGCATCTACCCGGCGGTCGACCCGCTGGACTCGACGTCCCGCATCCTGGACCCGCGCTACATCGCGGCGGACCACTACGAGGCCGCCATGCGTGTCAAGGGGATCCTCCAGAAGTACAAGGACCTCCAGGACATCATCGCGATCCTCGGTATCGACGAGCTGGGCGAGGAGGACAAGCTCGTTGTCCACCGTGCCCGTCGTGTCGAGCGCTTCCTGTCGCAGAACACCCACGTCGCCAAGCAGTTCACCGGCGTGGACGGTTCGGACGTGCCGCTCGACGAGTCGATCGCCGCGTTCAACGCGATCTGCGACGGTGAGTACGACCACTTCCCGGAGCAGGCGTTCTTCATGTGCGGTGGCATCGAGGACCTCAAGGCCAACGCCAAGGAGCTCGGCGTCTCCTGA
- a CDS encoding F0F1 ATP synthase subunit B: MLTVAAEMENPLVPPIPELVIGLIAFLIVFGFLAKKLLPNINKVLDERREAIEGGIEKADAAQTEAQSVLEQYKAQLAEARHEAARLRQEAQEQGAVILQEMRAEGQRQREEIIAAGHAQIEADRKAAAAALRQDVGKLATDLAGKLVGESLEDHARQSGTVDRFLDELEAKAEAVR; this comes from the coding sequence ATGCTTACGGTCGCGGCTGAGATGGAAAACCCTCTCGTCCCGCCGATCCCCGAGCTCGTCATCGGCCTCATCGCCTTCCTCATCGTCTTCGGCTTCCTCGCCAAGAAGCTCCTCCCGAACATCAACAAGGTTCTGGACGAGCGCCGCGAGGCCATCGAAGGCGGTATCGAAAAGGCCGATGCGGCCCAGACCGAGGCCCAGAGCGTTCTTGAGCAGTACAAGGCTCAGCTCGCCGAGGCCCGTCACGAGGCCGCGCGCCTGCGCCAGGAGGCGCAGGAGCAGGGCGCCGTGATCCTGCAGGAGATGCGGGCGGAAGGCCAGCGGCAGCGCGAGGAGATCATCGCTGCCGGCCACGCCCAGATCGAGGCCGACCGCAAGGCTGCGGCCGCTGCGCTGCGTCAGGACGTGGGCAAGCTCGCCACCGACCTGGCCGGCAAGCTCGTCGGCGAGTCCCTCGAGGACCACGCCCGGCAGAGCGGCACCGTCGACCGTTTCCTCGACGAGCTCGAGGCGAAGGCCGAGGCTGTCCGATGA
- the atpE gene encoding ATP synthase F0 subunit C, with protein sequence MSQTLAAVSGSLGSIGYGLAAIGPGVGVGIIFGNGTQALARQPEAAGLIRANQILGFAFCEALALIGLVMPFVYGQ encoded by the coding sequence ATGTCCCAGACCCTTGCTGCCGTCAGCGGCTCCCTCGGCTCCATCGGTTACGGCCTCGCCGCCATCGGCCCCGGCGTCGGCGTCGGCATCATCTTCGGTAACGGCACCCAGGCTCTCGCCCGTCAGCCCGAGGCTGCCGGTCTCATCCGCGCCAACCAGATTCTCGGCTTCGCCTTCTGTGAGGCGCTCGCCCTCATCGGTCTGGTCATGCCGTTCGTCTACGGCCAGTGA